From Actinopolymorpha cephalotaxi, one genomic window encodes:
- a CDS encoding VOC family protein — protein sequence MRLHHVQVSCPPGGEDRARAFYAGVLGLSEVAKPPALAARGGAWFRSADGRVEVHVGVEADFAPARKAHPAFCVDGNDGIDAVAARAEAAGVPVDWDDLFPGYRRFHTADGNGNRVEILTPLR from the coding sequence ATGAGGCTGCACCATGTCCAGGTCTCCTGCCCGCCGGGCGGGGAGGACCGGGCGCGGGCGTTCTACGCCGGCGTGCTCGGCCTGTCCGAGGTCGCCAAGCCGCCGGCGCTCGCGGCGCGGGGCGGTGCGTGGTTCCGGTCCGCCGACGGGCGGGTCGAGGTGCACGTCGGCGTGGAGGCCGACTTCGCCCCGGCGCGCAAGGCCCACCCGGCGTTCTGCGTCGACGGCAACGACGGGATCGACGCGGTGGCGGCGCGGGCCGAAGCGGCGGGCGTCCCGGTGGACTGGGACGACCTGTTCCCGGGCTACCGGCGGTTCCACACCGCCGACGGCAACGGCAACCGGGTGGAGATCCTCACGCCGCTGCGGTGA
- the rsmA gene encoding 16S rRNA (adenine(1518)-N(6)/adenine(1519)-N(6))-dimethyltransferase RsmA: MGNAFEAASAGPSLLGPADVRVLAADLGLRPTKQRGQNFVTDANTVRRIVRTAGVGPDDVVLEIGPGLGSLTLALLGAAARVVAVEIDDVLAGALPETVGRFAPGQADRLEVVHADAMNLRSLPGPPPTTLVANLPYNVSVPVLLGVLQHFPSVERGLVMVQLEVADRLAAAPGSKVYGVPSVKAAWYAEVARTGLVGRTVFWPAPNVDSGLVAFTRREPPPTTASREQVFAVVDAAFAQRRKTLRAALSRPAGSPAAAESALRAAGIDPGERGERLDVTAFARIAEALPDIEDADTSRSTQRSKRTEGKQAR, encoded by the coding sequence GTGGGTAACGCGTTCGAAGCTGCGTCCGCCGGGCCGAGTCTTCTCGGCCCGGCGGACGTTCGCGTGCTGGCGGCGGACCTCGGCCTGCGCCCCACCAAGCAGCGCGGGCAGAACTTCGTCACCGACGCCAACACCGTCCGCCGGATCGTGCGGACCGCCGGGGTCGGGCCCGACGACGTGGTGCTGGAGATCGGCCCGGGGCTCGGCTCCCTGACCCTCGCCCTGCTCGGCGCGGCGGCCAGGGTGGTCGCGGTGGAGATCGACGACGTGCTCGCCGGCGCACTGCCGGAGACTGTCGGACGGTTCGCACCCGGGCAGGCCGACCGGCTCGAGGTGGTGCACGCCGACGCGATGAACCTCCGCTCGCTGCCCGGACCGCCGCCGACCACGCTGGTGGCCAACCTGCCGTACAACGTCTCGGTGCCGGTCCTGCTCGGCGTACTCCAGCACTTCCCGTCGGTCGAGCGCGGCCTGGTGATGGTGCAGTTGGAGGTGGCCGACCGGCTGGCCGCGGCACCCGGATCCAAGGTGTACGGCGTGCCCAGCGTGAAGGCCGCGTGGTACGCCGAGGTCGCCCGGACCGGCCTGGTCGGCCGGACGGTGTTCTGGCCGGCGCCGAACGTCGACTCCGGCCTGGTGGCGTTCACCCGCCGCGAGCCGCCGCCGACCACCGCGTCCCGGGAACAGGTGTTCGCGGTCGTCGACGCGGCGTTCGCCCAGCGCCGCAAGACGCTGCGGGCGGCACTGTCCCGGCCGGCCGGCTCGCCGGCCGCGGCCGAGAGCGCGCTGCGGGCGGCCGGGATCGACCCGGGCGAGCGCGGCGAACGCCTGGACGTCACCGCCTTCGCCCGGATCGCGGAGGCGCTGCCCGACATCGAGGACGCGGACACGTCGCGGTCCACGCAGAGATCGAAACGTACGGAAGGGAAGCAGGCTCGGTGA
- a CDS encoding trans-aconitate 2-methyltransferase: MGTDDQRPTGGTGGLRWDPRQYLKYADERGRPFVDLVARVAAPAPAYVVDLGCGPGNLTATLADRWPDARIEGVDSSPEMIDRAQKLAQKLAAETANDRLSFRLGDAHSWVPERPVDVLVTNATLQWVPGHEALLPTWVGHLAPGGWLALQVPANFDSPTHRILFELAAEEPWATHLAGRVRQRAAAPGVEDYLALLAGTGCEVDAWETTYLHVLPGEDAVFEWIRGTGARPILQALPDDVRPDFEKVYKERLAAAYPRRDYGTVLPFRRVFAVAHRASS; the protein is encoded by the coding sequence ATGGGAACCGACGACCAGCGGCCCACGGGTGGCACGGGCGGGCTGCGGTGGGATCCGCGGCAGTACCTGAAGTACGCCGACGAGCGCGGCCGGCCGTTCGTCGATCTCGTCGCCAGGGTGGCCGCACCGGCGCCGGCGTACGTCGTCGACCTCGGCTGCGGGCCCGGCAACCTCACCGCCACCCTGGCCGACCGCTGGCCGGACGCCCGGATCGAGGGCGTCGACTCCTCGCCGGAGATGATCGACCGGGCCCAAAAGTTGGCCCAGAAGCTGGCTGCGGAGACGGCCAACGACCGGCTGTCGTTCCGGCTCGGCGACGCGCACTCGTGGGTGCCGGAACGGCCGGTCGACGTCCTGGTCACCAACGCGACCCTGCAGTGGGTGCCCGGCCACGAGGCGCTGCTGCCCACCTGGGTCGGCCACCTCGCCCCCGGCGGCTGGCTGGCCCTGCAGGTGCCGGCCAACTTCGACAGCCCCACCCACCGCATCCTGTTCGAACTCGCCGCCGAGGAGCCGTGGGCCACACACCTCGCCGGGCGGGTCCGGCAGCGGGCCGCCGCGCCGGGTGTCGAGGACTACCTCGCCCTGCTGGCCGGCACCGGTTGCGAGGTGGACGCCTGGGAGACGACGTACCTGCACGTGCTGCCCGGCGAGGACGCCGTCTTCGAGTGGATCCGGGGCACCGGCGCTCGGCCGATCCTGCAGGCGTTGCCCGATGACGTACGTCCGGACTTCGAGAAGGTCTACAAGGAACGCCTCGCCGCCGCCTATCCGCGCCGCGACTACGGGACCGTGCTGCCGTTCCGGCGGGTGTTCGCCGTCGCGCACCGGGCCTCGTCGTGA
- a CDS encoding DUF397 domain-containing protein has product MKVDLSRARWRKASASVGMSNCVEVADLGAQLAVRDSKDRQGPKLVFGSGAWSSFVGGAKKGEFDLR; this is encoded by the coding sequence ATGAAAGTTGACCTGTCCCGAGCGCGATGGCGCAAGGCATCGGCCTCGGTCGGGATGTCGAACTGCGTGGAGGTCGCCGACCTCGGTGCGCAGCTGGCAGTCCGCGACTCCAAGGACCGGCAGGGCCCGAAGCTGGTCTTCGGTTCCGGCGCGTGGTCCAGCTTCGTCGGAGGCGCCAAGAAGGGCGAGTTCGACCTGCGCTGA
- a CDS encoding 4-(cytidine 5'-diphospho)-2-C-methyl-D-erythritol kinase, whose amino-acid sequence MSAVVVRTPAKVNLALMVGPLRTDGFHELASVYQAVGLYDEVAATPAPPGEFSVRVSGREAGKVPLDNGNLAIRAARLLADHAGVDAGVSIDITKGIPVAGGMAGGSSDAAAALVACDTLWGTNADRSTLLALAARLGSDVPFCLLGGTAIGAGHGEIVTPALARGSYEWVFALDGEGMSTPAVYARLDRIRDNLAVLPPRIPEPMMSALASGSAAELGATLVNDLQPAALRIRPRLAQVLEAGRDYGAIGSVVSGSGPTCAFLARDHAHAVDLSARLAGTGLCASVRRATGPVPGARVVES is encoded by the coding sequence GTGAGCGCAGTAGTGGTGAGGACGCCGGCCAAGGTCAACCTGGCGCTGATGGTCGGCCCGTTGCGCACCGACGGCTTCCACGAGCTCGCCTCGGTCTACCAGGCGGTCGGCCTGTACGACGAGGTGGCGGCGACGCCCGCGCCACCGGGGGAGTTCTCGGTGCGGGTCAGCGGTCGCGAGGCCGGCAAGGTGCCGCTCGACAACGGCAACCTCGCGATCCGCGCGGCCCGGCTGCTCGCCGACCACGCCGGGGTCGACGCCGGCGTCTCGATCGACATCACCAAGGGCATCCCGGTGGCCGGCGGCATGGCCGGCGGCAGCAGCGACGCGGCGGCCGCCCTGGTCGCCTGCGACACGCTGTGGGGGACCAATGCCGACCGGTCCACGCTGCTCGCCCTGGCCGCCCGGCTCGGCAGCGACGTGCCGTTCTGCCTGCTCGGCGGCACCGCGATCGGCGCCGGGCACGGCGAGATCGTCACCCCGGCGCTGGCCAGGGGGTCCTACGAGTGGGTGTTCGCGCTGGACGGCGAGGGCATGTCCACGCCCGCGGTGTACGCCCGGCTGGACCGGATCCGCGACAACCTGGCCGTTTTGCCGCCGCGGATCCCCGAGCCGATGATGTCCGCGCTGGCGTCGGGTTCGGCGGCCGAGCTCGGGGCGACCCTGGTCAACGACCTGCAGCCGGCCGCCCTGCGGATCCGGCCGCGGCTCGCCCAGGTGCTGGAGGCCGGCCGCGACTACGGCGCGATCGGCTCGGTGGTCTCCGGATCCGGTCCGACCTGCGCGTTCCTGGCCCGCGACCACGCGCACGCGGTCGACCTGTCCGCGCGGCTGGCCGGCACGGGGTTGTGCGCCTCGGTGCGCCGGGCCACCGGGCCGGTGCCGGGCGCCCGGGTCGTCGAGTCCTGA
- a CDS encoding MarR family winged helix-turn-helix transcriptional regulator: MVTAWRRELPDLDVSPFEVLSRVTRLARHLDRARRLVFATHDLESWEFDVLTALRRAGTPYELSPGRLLTQTLVTSGTMTNRIDRLAAKDLVERRPDPADRRGVRVRLTGKGRDRVDTALADLLAHERELLAGLPVADRDQLADLLRRLIGPFDERS, from the coding sequence CTGGTCACCGCCTGGCGCCGGGAGCTGCCCGACCTGGACGTCTCGCCGTTCGAGGTGCTGTCCCGGGTCACCCGGCTGGCCCGCCACCTCGACCGTGCCCGGCGGCTGGTCTTCGCCACCCACGACCTGGAGTCGTGGGAGTTCGACGTTCTCACCGCGCTGCGCCGCGCCGGTACGCCGTACGAGCTCTCCCCCGGCCGGCTGCTCACCCAAACCCTCGTCACCAGCGGCACCATGACCAACCGGATCGACCGGCTGGCCGCCAAGGACCTGGTCGAACGCCGGCCCGACCCCGCCGACCGCCGCGGCGTACGGGTCCGGCTCACCGGGAAGGGCCGCGACCGGGTGGACACCGCCCTCGCCGACCTGCTCGCCCACGAACGCGAACTCCTGGCCGGGCTCCCGGTCGCCGACCGTGACCAGCTCGCGGACCTGCTGCGCCGGCTGATCGGCCCGTTCGACGAACGCAGCTGA
- a CDS encoding RrF2 family transcriptional regulator, producing MQISARADYAVRAMLELAAAPHTVTAQALADAQGLPHKFLEAILGDLRRAGLVRSLRGAEGGYRLARPAEEIAVGDVIRAVDGPLAGVRGVRPEQASYEGVAANLQTVWVATRAAVRGVLDETSLADVVSGKLSPHLKRLVKSPQAWEPR from the coding sequence GTGCAGATCTCGGCCCGCGCCGACTACGCCGTCCGCGCCATGCTCGAACTCGCCGCGGCACCCCACACGGTGACCGCGCAGGCGCTGGCGGACGCCCAGGGGCTGCCGCACAAGTTCCTCGAGGCGATCCTCGGCGACCTGCGGCGGGCCGGACTCGTCCGCAGCCTCCGCGGCGCCGAGGGCGGCTACCGGCTCGCCCGTCCCGCCGAGGAGATCGCGGTCGGCGACGTCATCCGCGCCGTCGACGGTCCGCTGGCCGGGGTTCGTGGCGTACGCCCGGAGCAGGCGTCGTACGAAGGAGTGGCGGCCAACCTGCAGACGGTGTGGGTGGCGACCCGTGCGGCCGTGCGCGGTGTCCTGGACGAGACCAGCCTCGCCGACGTGGTCAGCGGCAAGCTCTCACCGCATCTGAAGCGGCTGGTGAAGAGCCCGCAGGCCTGGGAACCCCGCTGA
- a CDS encoding mandelate racemase/muconate lactonizing enzyme family protein — MSAPLRITEVERIVVDVPFTPRCQEWNALLVWDWGVIEVVKVTTDAGLVGWGETLLHYGWGLVPEQAIAKVRGGNPADFLGDDSLGPGLQMAMYDLVGKALGVPVSALLGRQVRERVPIAWWNTKMSPEALAEEAKEAVAAGYVFHKFKARPWLDVYAQVDQVSAVTPPHYRLDIDWNAMLLSAGDAAPVLRELDRRERVAIYETPIPHADLEGYRHLRDRVGRPLAVHLAAQPFQAVVRQETCDGFVVEGGVATALHRGAICAEFGKAFWLQWVGAGLTTALVAHLGSVLTHARWPAVTALNNYADDLIVDPLRVEQGYLVVPGGPGLGVEVDEEALERHRMPAPHVLPERRHVLSVVWPSGRAVHYARMADMWMDFLAGNHPVQEPGVRMDVRLDDGSPEWRELFTRAQRGPVHASA, encoded by the coding sequence ATGAGCGCGCCGCTGAGGATCACCGAGGTCGAACGCATCGTCGTCGACGTGCCGTTCACTCCCCGCTGCCAGGAGTGGAACGCCCTCCTGGTGTGGGACTGGGGCGTCATCGAGGTGGTGAAGGTGACCACCGACGCCGGCCTGGTCGGGTGGGGCGAGACCCTGCTGCACTACGGCTGGGGACTCGTACCCGAGCAGGCGATCGCGAAGGTACGCGGCGGCAACCCGGCCGACTTCCTGGGTGACGACTCGCTCGGCCCCGGCCTGCAGATGGCGATGTACGACCTCGTCGGCAAGGCGCTCGGCGTACCCGTGTCCGCCCTCCTCGGCCGGCAGGTGCGCGAGCGCGTCCCGATCGCCTGGTGGAACACCAAGATGTCCCCGGAGGCGCTGGCCGAGGAGGCGAAGGAGGCGGTCGCGGCGGGCTACGTCTTCCACAAGTTCAAGGCCCGCCCGTGGCTGGACGTCTACGCCCAGGTCGACCAGGTGAGCGCGGTGACTCCGCCGCACTACCGACTGGACATCGACTGGAACGCGATGCTGCTGTCGGCCGGGGACGCCGCGCCGGTGCTGCGTGAGCTCGACCGCCGCGAGCGCGTGGCGATCTACGAGACCCCGATCCCGCACGCGGACCTGGAGGGCTACCGCCACCTCCGCGACCGGGTCGGCCGGCCGCTGGCGGTCCACCTCGCCGCCCAGCCGTTCCAGGCCGTCGTACGGCAGGAGACCTGTGACGGCTTCGTCGTCGAGGGCGGCGTGGCGACGGCGCTGCACCGGGGCGCGATCTGTGCGGAGTTCGGCAAGGCGTTCTGGCTGCAGTGGGTGGGCGCCGGCCTCACCACGGCGCTGGTGGCTCACCTCGGCTCGGTCCTCACCCACGCCCGCTGGCCCGCGGTGACCGCGCTCAACAACTACGCCGACGACCTGATCGTGGATCCGCTGCGGGTCGAGCAGGGCTACCTCGTGGTGCCCGGCGGTCCGGGCCTGGGCGTCGAGGTGGACGAGGAGGCGCTGGAGCGCCACCGGATGCCGGCGCCGCACGTCCTGCCCGAACGCCGGCACGTCCTCTCGGTCGTCTGGCCGTCCGGCCGTGCCGTGCACTATGCCCGGATGGCCGACATGTGGATGGACTTCCTGGCCGGCAACCACCCCGTCCAGGAGCCCGGCGTGCGGATGGACGTACGACTGGACGACGGGTCCCCGGAGTGGCGGGAGCTGTTCACCCGGGCCCAGCGCGGTCCGGTACACGCGTCCGCCTGA
- a CDS encoding ABC-F family ATP-binding cassette domain-containing protein yields the protein MATNLVNLERVDKSYGIAPLLEQVSLGVSAGERIGLVGRNGAGKTTLLALLARTEEADAGRVTHNRGLRVGVLSQRDDFEPGRTVSDVVLGDLPPHTWLSDRRARDVLTGLLADVPLERTVDNLSGGERRRAALARLLVREHDLVLLDEPTNHLDIEVTDWLAQHLRGRSEALVAVTHDRWFLDAVCTTTWELADARVNSFEGGYAAYVLARAERDRMAGATESRRQNLLRKELAWLRRGAPARTSKPKFRLDAASALIADEPDPRDSPALAKFASARLGKTVVDLKDVDVRRGTRELLQEVSWQLGPGERIGVVGVNGAGKTTLLRLLAGEAEPDHGKVAWGQTVQLAHLSQELGTLDPDVTVAAAAEEIKRVVKLAPDNVRPGAVGRRPVPTVGPEVTAISLLERFGFRGDRLRTRVGELSGGERRRLELLCLLLTEPNVLLLDEPTNDLDIDTLQVIEDFLDGWPGSLVVVTHDRYFLERTCDTVWALLGDGRFAMLPGGVEEYLQRRRDGVGTETTGASTSSGAFGSGASGSAAPQPTGSPTPDGGVPQASAADQRAAKKELAKLERQLSRLTSRVDQLHSAQAEHASDYERLMELDGELRGVQAEKDEVELRWLELAESLE from the coding sequence ATGGCGACCAACCTCGTCAACCTCGAACGGGTCGACAAGTCCTACGGCATCGCGCCGCTGCTGGAGCAGGTGAGCCTCGGCGTCTCCGCGGGGGAGCGGATCGGCCTGGTCGGGCGCAACGGCGCCGGCAAGACGACCCTGCTGGCGTTGCTCGCGCGCACCGAGGAGGCCGACGCCGGGCGGGTCACCCACAACCGCGGGCTGCGGGTCGGCGTGCTGAGCCAGCGCGACGACTTCGAGCCGGGCCGCACCGTCTCCGACGTCGTACTCGGTGACCTGCCCCCGCACACCTGGCTGTCGGACCGCCGGGCACGTGACGTGCTCACCGGCCTGCTCGCCGACGTACCCCTCGAACGCACCGTCGACAACCTGTCCGGTGGCGAGCGGCGGCGGGCGGCGCTGGCCCGGCTGCTGGTCCGCGAGCACGATCTCGTCCTGCTCGACGAGCCGACCAACCACCTCGACATCGAGGTCACCGACTGGCTGGCGCAGCACCTGCGCGGGCGGTCGGAGGCGCTGGTGGCGGTGACGCACGACCGGTGGTTCCTGGACGCGGTGTGTACGACGACCTGGGAGCTGGCCGACGCGCGGGTCAACTCGTTCGAGGGTGGCTACGCGGCCTACGTGCTGGCCCGGGCCGAACGCGACCGGATGGCCGGCGCCACCGAGTCCAGGCGGCAGAACCTCCTGCGCAAGGAGCTGGCCTGGCTGCGGAGGGGCGCTCCGGCGCGTACGTCCAAGCCGAAGTTCCGCCTGGATGCGGCGTCCGCGCTGATCGCCGACGAGCCCGACCCGCGGGACAGCCCGGCACTGGCGAAGTTCGCCTCCGCCCGGCTCGGCAAGACCGTGGTGGACCTGAAGGACGTCGACGTACGCCGCGGCACGCGGGAACTGCTGCAGGAGGTGAGCTGGCAGCTCGGCCCGGGCGAACGCATCGGCGTCGTGGGCGTGAACGGCGCCGGCAAGACGACCCTGCTCCGGCTGCTCGCCGGTGAGGCCGAACCCGACCACGGGAAGGTGGCGTGGGGCCAGACCGTCCAGCTCGCCCACCTGTCCCAGGAGCTCGGCACGCTCGACCCGGACGTGACCGTGGCCGCCGCGGCCGAGGAGATCAAGCGGGTGGTCAAGCTGGCGCCGGACAACGTCCGGCCGGGCGCCGTCGGCCGTCGCCCGGTGCCGACCGTCGGGCCGGAGGTCACCGCGATCTCCCTGCTGGAACGCTTCGGCTTTCGCGGCGACCGGCTGCGCACCCGCGTGGGTGAGCTGTCCGGTGGCGAGCGGCGCCGGCTGGAGCTGTTGTGCCTGCTGCTCACCGAGCCGAATGTGTTGCTGCTGGACGAGCCGACCAACGACCTGGACATCGACACCCTGCAGGTGATCGAGGACTTCCTGGACGGCTGGCCGGGCTCGCTGGTGGTGGTGACCCACGACCGGTACTTCCTGGAGCGCACCTGCGACACGGTCTGGGCGCTGTTGGGCGACGGCCGGTTCGCGATGCTGCCCGGCGGCGTGGAGGAGTACCTCCAGCGGCGCCGGGACGGAGTTGGTACGGAAACGACCGGCGCGAGCACGTCGTCCGGCGCCTTCGGGTCGGGAGCTTCCGGCTCGGCGGCGCCGCAACCCACCGGCTCGCCGACGCCGGACGGTGGCGTGCCGCAGGCCTCGGCCGCCGACCAGCGGGCGGCAAAGAAGGAGCTGGCCAAGCTGGAGCGCCAGCTCTCCCGGCTCACCAGCCGGGTCGACCAGCTGCACAGCGCGCAGGCCGAACACGCCAGCGACTACGAACGCCTGATGGAGCTGGACGGCGAACTGCGCGGAGTCCAGGCGGAGAAGGACGAGGTCGAGCTGCGCTGGCTGGAACTCGCCGAGTCCCTGGAGTGA
- a CDS encoding GNAT family N-acetyltransferase: MNDLTVREATRADLPAVLALVAADAIREVAEDVGRDGEPAPGYVAAYEEITADPNALLLVGVLDGEVVATCQVNFLRHLMYHGGLVGQVESVRTAAELRGRGIGTALMEWVLAECRRRGAVRLQLTSNAARADAHRFYERLGFVASHVGMKRYLGVDA; the protein is encoded by the coding sequence GTGAACGATCTGACCGTACGCGAGGCCACCCGCGCGGACCTGCCCGCGGTGCTGGCGCTGGTGGCCGCGGACGCGATTCGCGAGGTCGCCGAGGACGTGGGACGCGACGGCGAACCGGCTCCGGGCTATGTCGCGGCGTACGAGGAGATCACCGCCGACCCGAACGCGCTGCTGCTCGTCGGCGTCCTCGACGGCGAGGTGGTGGCCACCTGCCAGGTCAACTTCCTGCGCCACCTGATGTACCACGGCGGCCTGGTCGGCCAGGTCGAGTCGGTCCGCACCGCGGCCGAGCTGCGCGGGCGGGGGATCGGCACCGCGTTGATGGAGTGGGTGCTGGCCGAGTGCCGGCGGCGCGGGGCGGTCCGGCTGCAGCTCACCTCGAACGCCGCCCGGGCGGACGCGCACCGGTTCTACGAACGGCTCGGCTTCGTCGCCAGCCATGTGGGGATGAAGCGCTACCTGGGGGTGGACGCATGA
- a CDS encoding helix-turn-helix domain-containing protein, which produces MPRVTGPTISRWRLSKELKRLREEAGRSFDDSAELLGCSPSKIRKIEAGEVGVVKAELDLLLDLYKVDDEQLASLLRDLQKLGKQRGWWAPLGSLPKQYSVFVGLESEALRIRQFEPLVLPGLLQTEEYASALDAMCTFLTADEQARAVKVRMARQEQFWAEGADDDRSRLWVIVDEAALRRPVGGNLSIMRGQLLRVLELAERCIFQVVPFEAGSYPGTSGPFTIFDFDEDVHSPVVFTDGHAGIALLESEADVDRGNRAFAHMAAVALSPTESARKVVAIASEMATQQGGENES; this is translated from the coding sequence ATGCCCAGAGTGACCGGACCCACGATCTCGCGGTGGCGGCTCAGCAAGGAGTTGAAGCGGCTGCGCGAGGAGGCGGGACGCTCCTTCGACGACTCGGCAGAGCTCCTCGGGTGCTCACCTTCGAAGATCCGCAAGATCGAGGCGGGCGAGGTGGGAGTCGTGAAGGCTGAGCTCGACCTGCTGCTCGACCTCTACAAGGTGGACGACGAGCAGCTCGCATCGCTCCTGCGCGACCTGCAGAAGCTCGGCAAGCAGCGTGGATGGTGGGCCCCGCTGGGCTCGCTCCCCAAGCAGTACAGCGTCTTCGTCGGGCTGGAGTCGGAGGCGTTGCGCATCCGGCAGTTCGAGCCGCTGGTGCTCCCTGGTCTGCTGCAGACCGAGGAGTACGCCAGTGCGCTCGACGCGATGTGCACGTTCCTCACCGCCGACGAGCAGGCCCGGGCGGTGAAGGTGCGGATGGCCCGCCAGGAGCAGTTCTGGGCGGAGGGCGCCGACGACGACCGCAGCCGGCTGTGGGTGATCGTCGACGAGGCGGCGCTGCGCCGGCCCGTGGGCGGCAACCTGAGCATCATGCGCGGCCAGCTGCTGCGGGTGCTGGAGCTGGCCGAGCGCTGCATCTTCCAGGTGGTGCCGTTCGAGGCCGGCAGCTATCCGGGCACGTCCGGCCCGTTCACCATCTTCGACTTCGACGAGGACGTCCACTCACCCGTCGTCTTCACCGACGGACACGCCGGCATCGCGCTGCTGGAGTCCGAGGCCGACGTCGACCGAGGTAACCGCGCGTTCGCGCACATGGCCGCCGTGGCGCTCAGCCCCACCGAGTCGGCCCGCAAAGTCGTGGCCATCGCATCGGAGATGGCCACCCAACAAGGAGGCGAAAATGAAAGTTGA
- a CDS encoding pentapeptide repeat-containing protein, with amino-acid sequence MAANAQTTAETFDRLDWYARDFEAERFVECVFREVDLTESRSHGASFERCEFHNCRLNASEHRESSFAGCEFRRTSFFSAVLDGCKFTGSTFVDCVFRPLTVRGGQWGGITARGADLNGLDLRGLRLGDADLAEANLHGSVLRDADLSFASLRGTVLTEADLRGANLHAVDLSVAKLGDTRLDLAGAVLLAESHGARVETAE; translated from the coding sequence ATGGCGGCGAACGCGCAGACCACGGCGGAGACCTTCGACCGGCTCGACTGGTACGCCCGCGACTTCGAGGCGGAGCGGTTCGTCGAGTGCGTGTTCCGCGAGGTCGACCTCACCGAGTCCCGCAGTCACGGCGCGTCGTTCGAGCGGTGCGAGTTCCACAACTGCCGGCTCAACGCCTCCGAGCACCGCGAGTCGTCGTTCGCGGGGTGTGAGTTCCGGCGTACTTCCTTCTTCTCCGCGGTCCTGGACGGCTGCAAGTTCACCGGCAGCACGTTCGTCGACTGCGTGTTCCGGCCGTTGACCGTACGCGGCGGCCAGTGGGGCGGCATCACCGCGCGGGGCGCCGACCTGAACGGGCTCGACCTGCGCGGGCTCCGGCTGGGTGACGCCGACCTGGCCGAGGCCAACCTGCACGGGAGCGTGCTGCGCGACGCGGACCTGTCGTTCGCCAGTCTGCGGGGCACGGTGCTCACCGAGGCGGATCTGCGCGGCGCCAACCTGCACGCGGTCGACCTGAGTGTGGCGAAGCTGGGTGACACCCGGCTCGACCTCGCCGGGGCGGTGCTGCTCGCGGAGTCACACGGCGCGCGCGTCGAAACGGCCGAGTAG
- a CDS encoding serine protein kinase RIO, giving the protein MRKRNLKYDRNIDVSAYDVAKDLNPGFDDAPASARMRRRRSDTDPGPRSRGRMTEEARARLAAEREAAATDDGPPTGYRWTTWDDPGGQGPEPYPSWLVTDLAAVDTEFGVLKTGKEADVFLIERGVPATDGTNGTDDTNGTDGTDGTGNRCLLASKRYRSADHRLFHRDAGYLEGRRSRRTRDQRAVENRTNFGRNLIAQQWAVAEFDALSQLWTAGLPVPYPVQHLGTELLMEFVGSADGQAAPRLAQLRPEPDQLADLWRQLHDALVLLGRNGYAHGDLSAYNLLVNDGELILIDLPQLVDVVTNPQGQDFLRRDVKRICEWFVARGTDPDVADADRLAEEVLEEAGAS; this is encoded by the coding sequence GTGCGCAAGCGCAACCTGAAGTACGACCGCAACATCGACGTCTCCGCCTACGACGTCGCCAAGGACCTCAACCCCGGTTTCGACGACGCACCGGCCTCGGCCCGGATGCGCCGCCGCCGCTCCGACACCGACCCCGGGCCCCGCTCCCGGGGCCGGATGACCGAGGAGGCCCGCGCCCGGCTGGCGGCCGAACGCGAGGCCGCCGCCACCGACGACGGGCCGCCGACCGGCTACCGCTGGACCACCTGGGACGACCCCGGCGGCCAGGGTCCCGAGCCGTACCCGTCGTGGCTGGTCACCGACCTGGCCGCGGTGGACACCGAGTTCGGCGTCCTCAAGACCGGCAAGGAAGCCGACGTGTTCCTGATCGAACGCGGCGTGCCGGCCACCGATGGCACCAACGGAACCGATGACACCAACGGAACCGATGGCACCGACGGCACCGGCAACCGGTGCCTGCTGGCGTCCAAGCGGTATCGCTCGGCCGACCACCGGCTCTTCCACCGGGACGCCGGCTATCTCGAGGGCCGGCGGTCGCGCCGGACCCGCGACCAGCGTGCGGTCGAGAACCGCACCAACTTCGGCCGTAACCTGATCGCCCAGCAGTGGGCGGTCGCCGAGTTCGACGCACTGAGCCAGCTGTGGACCGCGGGGTTGCCGGTGCCCTACCCGGTCCAGCACCTCGGCACCGAGCTGCTGATGGAGTTCGTCGGCTCCGCCGACGGGCAGGCGGCGCCGCGGCTGGCGCAGCTTCGCCCGGAGCCGGACCAGCTGGCCGACCTGTGGCGGCAGCTGCACGACGCGCTGGTCCTGCTCGGCCGCAACGGGTACGCCCACGGCGACCTGTCGGCGTACAACCTGCTGGTGAACGACGGCGAGCTGATCCTGATCGACCTGCCCCAGCTGGTCGACGTGGTGACCAACCCGCAGGGTCAGGACTTCCTGCGCCGGGACGTCAAGCGGATCTGCGAGTGGTTCGTGGCCCGCGGCACCGATCCCGACGTCGCCGACGCCGACCGGCTGGCCGAGGAGGTGCTCGAGGAGGCCGGCGCGAGCTGA